One Pomacea canaliculata isolate SZHN2017 linkage group LG9, ASM307304v1, whole genome shotgun sequence DNA segment encodes these proteins:
- the LOC112572036 gene encoding uncharacterized protein LOC112572036 isoform X2: MAGEECGDPGTHPGISSHSTPLSYHSLHWSRHLKCQVCFGYLRKPVTLCCGHSFCRLCVIQLGQTTKALNPTVSLRFLKVSCPTCRTIFPASSILKGRVPASFLLQNLLADWRRERRRTVVNRQCRLLQRKDSAQETQNLQEEFHLRWRPDEDYCKAMMSDINSESSDEAEQKAGDDADNRQDASSCETDSSSSSAVSSTRGVQLGGRRSRHRGAALRFRGSGRDCSEWSPARVLLMSIWCMYSMVVVGLAQSMLPYMVLVTLLFLLVILK; the protein is encoded by the exons ATGGCGGGTGAAGAGTGTGGGGATCCGGGTACTCATCCGGGTATTTCTTCTCACAGCACACCCCTTTCCTACCACTCCCTTCACTGGAGTAGACACCTGAAGTGCCAGGTGTGTTTTGGTTACCTAAGGAAGCCGGTTACACTGTGTTGTGGACATTCTTTCTGCCGCCT CTGTGTGATACAGTTGGGACAGACGACAAAGGCCCTCAACCCGACTGTGTCGCTTAGATTCCTGAAAGTCTCATGTCCAACATGCAGAACCATCTTCCCAGCCAGCTCCATATTGAAAGGCCGAGTTCCTGCCTCGTTCCTGCTTCAGAATCTTCTGGCTGATTGGAGGCGAGAGCGCAGAAGG ACGGTCGTTAACCGCCAGTGCCGCCTGCTCCAGCGAAAGGACTCCGCCCAGGAGACACAGAACCTTCAAGAGGAGTTCCACCTTCGCTGGCGGCCTGATGAGGACTATTGCAAGGCCATGATGTCTGACATCAATTCCGAGTCGTCGGATGAGGCCGAGCAGAAGGCGGGCGACGACGCCGACAACCGGCAGGACGCCTCCTCGTGCGagaccgacagcagcagcagctcggCCGTCTCCAGCACGCGCGGTGTACAACTGGGTGGCAGACGCTCGCGGCACCGCGGAGCGGCACTGAGGTTCAGAGGCAGCGGAAGGGACTGTTCGGAGTGGTCGCCGGCCAGGGTGTTGCTGATGTCAATCTGGTGCATGTACTCTATGGTGGTCGTGGGCTTGGCGCAGTCCATGCTGCCCTACATGGTCCTCGTCACACTGCTCTTCTTGCTCGTCATACTCAAATGA
- the LOC112572036 gene encoding E3 ubiquitin-protein ligase RNF169-like isoform X1, translated as MAGEECGDPGTHPGISSHSTPLSYHSLHWSRHLKCQVCFGYLRKPVTLCCGHSFCRLCVIQLGQTTKALNPTVSLRFLKVSCPTCRTIFPASSILKGRVPASFLLQNLLADWRRERRRLRSMSTVTVRSICTQTVVNRQCRLLQRKDSAQETQNLQEEFHLRWRPDEDYCKAMMSDINSESSDEAEQKAGDDADNRQDASSCETDSSSSSAVSSTRGVQLGGRRSRHRGAALRFRGSGRDCSEWSPARVLLMSIWCMYSMVVVGLAQSMLPYMVLVTLLFLLVILK; from the exons ATGGCGGGTGAAGAGTGTGGGGATCCGGGTACTCATCCGGGTATTTCTTCTCACAGCACACCCCTTTCCTACCACTCCCTTCACTGGAGTAGACACCTGAAGTGCCAGGTGTGTTTTGGTTACCTAAGGAAGCCGGTTACACTGTGTTGTGGACATTCTTTCTGCCGCCT CTGTGTGATACAGTTGGGACAGACGACAAAGGCCCTCAACCCGACTGTGTCGCTTAGATTCCTGAAAGTCTCATGTCCAACATGCAGAACCATCTTCCCAGCCAGCTCCATATTGAAAGGCCGAGTTCCTGCCTCGTTCCTGCTTCAGAATCTTCTGGCTGATTGGAGGCGAGAGCGCAGAAGG TTGCGCAGCATGTCAACGGTCACTGTGAGGTCCATCTGTACGCAGACGGTCGTTAACCGCCAGTGCCGCCTGCTCCAGCGAAAGGACTCCGCCCAGGAGACACAGAACCTTCAAGAGGAGTTCCACCTTCGCTGGCGGCCTGATGAGGACTATTGCAAGGCCATGATGTCTGACATCAATTCCGAGTCGTCGGATGAGGCCGAGCAGAAGGCGGGCGACGACGCCGACAACCGGCAGGACGCCTCCTCGTGCGagaccgacagcagcagcagctcggCCGTCTCCAGCACGCGCGGTGTACAACTGGGTGGCAGACGCTCGCGGCACCGCGGAGCGGCACTGAGGTTCAGAGGCAGCGGAAGGGACTGTTCGGAGTGGTCGCCGGCCAGGGTGTTGCTGATGTCAATCTGGTGCATGTACTCTATGGTGGTCGTGGGCTTGGCGCAGTCCATGCTGCCCTACATGGTCCTCGTCACACTGCTCTTCTTGCTCGTCATACTCAAATGA